One Thermodesulfobacteriota bacterium DNA window includes the following coding sequences:
- a CDS encoding PAS domain-containing protein, giving the protein MDAARTGTRARAKRCSETESSPERGPESLGAILRAWTATLDAIEDFISVHDWDFRIVRANRALARHLGCEPAHLVGQRCHWVFHGTEEPWPGCPHDRARRTETTATEEILDSCLGVPLQVRCSPYCDEAGRAVGTVHVARDITQERRRDAEREALIARLQEALAQAKILGGLLPICSSCKRIRDDQGYWNQIEAYIGERSHAEFTHGICPECAQELYPQWVGLRRSPSPR; this is encoded by the coding sequence GTGGACGCGGCCAGAACCGGAACACGCGCACGCGCCAAGCGATGCAGCGAAACCGAGTCCTCGCCAGAGCGTGGTCCTGAATCCCTCGGCGCCATCCTTCGCGCCTGGACCGCCACCCTGGACGCGATCGAGGACTTCATCTCCGTCCACGACTGGGACTTCCGGATCGTGCGCGCCAACCGTGCCTTGGCGCGGCACCTGGGGTGCGAGCCGGCCCACCTGGTCGGCCAGCGCTGTCACTGGGTCTTCCACGGCACCGAGGAGCCCTGGCCCGGGTGCCCCCACGACAGGGCCCGCCGAACCGAGACCACCGCCACGGAGGAGATCCTCGATTCCTGCCTGGGCGTGCCCCTCCAGGTCCGGTGCTCGCCCTACTGCGACGAAGCCGGCCGGGCCGTGGGGACCGTCCACGTGGCGCGGGACATCACACAAGAGAGGCGGCGCGACGCCGAGCGCGAGGCCCTCATCGCCCGCCTCCAGGAGGCCCTCGCCCAGGCAAAGATCCTCGGAGGGCTCCTCCCGATTTGCTCCTCGTGCAAGAGGATTCGCGACGACCAGGGGTACTGGAACCAGATCGAGGCTTACATCGGGGAACGCTCCCACGCCGAGTTCACCCACGGCATCTGCCCCGAGTGCGCGCAGGAGCTCTACCCCCAGTGGGTCGGCCTGCGCAGGAGCCCCTCGCCCCGGTAA
- the hemG gene encoding protoporphyrinogen oxidase, translating into MRRVVIVGGGLSGLAAARAVLDETGRRGPTPELTLLERDPHLGGKIRSTRDEGFLCEHGPNGFLDNKPSTLALVRRLGAEARLLKSNDKARKRFVFTGGELKQLPEDPVSFLLSDLLSIRGKLRLAAEFLLPQGDAREDETVAAFVRRRLGDEALEKLIDPMSAGIYAGDPNVMSLRSCFPKVAQIEAQFGGLLKGMLAMQKMAKAMGVQGPQSAGPGGVLWSLEEGAGELIETLARSLPDGSLHPGAEAEALERHPGGGWRVRTAGGELRADAVILATPAYDAARLLRGHDAALAERLYAVPYVPAAVVCTGFRREDVAHPLDGFGFLIPSAEGRRILGSLWSSSIFAGRAPEGRVLLTQIVGGARNPELVNLSDEDLLAVVKDELAWTLGIRAEPCFARVVRWARAIPQYVVGHAARLQEIEGRVAALGGLFLGGNAYYGIGINDCTAHGTALGPRVADLLAAPGTAAAAGGEGVSG; encoded by the coding sequence ATGAGACGCGTGGTGATCGTGGGAGGAGGGCTCTCGGGGCTCGCGGCGGCGCGCGCGGTGCTCGACGAGACCGGGCGGCGCGGGCCGACCCCGGAGCTCACCTTGCTGGAGCGGGACCCTCACCTGGGGGGAAAGATCCGCTCGACCCGGGACGAGGGTTTCCTGTGCGAGCACGGTCCCAACGGGTTCCTCGACAACAAGCCCTCCACCCTGGCCCTGGTCCGGCGCCTGGGCGCGGAGGCGCGACTTCTCAAGTCCAACGACAAGGCCCGCAAGCGGTTCGTCTTCACCGGGGGTGAGCTCAAGCAGCTCCCCGAGGATCCGGTGAGCTTCCTCCTCTCGGACCTGCTCTCCATCCGGGGGAAGCTACGGCTCGCGGCGGAGTTCCTGCTTCCCCAGGGGGACGCCCGGGAGGACGAGACGGTGGCGGCGTTCGTGCGCCGGCGCCTGGGGGACGAGGCCCTGGAGAAGCTCATCGACCCCATGAGCGCGGGCATCTACGCGGGCGACCCCAACGTGATGAGCCTTCGGAGCTGCTTTCCCAAGGTGGCCCAGATCGAGGCCCAGTTCGGGGGGCTCCTGAAGGGCATGCTGGCCATGCAGAAGATGGCCAAGGCCATGGGTGTACAGGGTCCCCAGAGCGCGGGGCCCGGCGGCGTGCTCTGGAGCCTGGAGGAGGGCGCGGGAGAGCTGATCGAGACCCTCGCCCGGAGCCTGCCCGATGGGTCGCTTCACCCCGGCGCGGAAGCCGAGGCCCTGGAGCGGCACCCCGGGGGCGGGTGGAGGGTGCGAACGGCGGGCGGCGAGTTGAGGGCCGACGCGGTGATACTCGCCACACCCGCCTACGACGCCGCGAGACTCCTGCGAGGGCACGACGCCGCCCTGGCGGAGCGCCTCTACGCCGTTCCCTACGTACCCGCGGCGGTGGTGTGCACCGGCTTTCGCCGGGAGGACGTGGCCCATCCCCTGGACGGCTTCGGGTTCCTCATCCCCTCGGCCGAGGGCCGCCGCATCCTGGGGTCGTTGTGGAGCTCCTCCATCTTCGCGGGGCGCGCCCCCGAGGGCCGCGTGCTCCTCACCCAGATCGTGGGGGGGGCGCGAAACCCCGAGCTGGTGAACCTCTCCGACGAGGACCTCCTGGCAGTGGTGAAGGACGAGCTCGCCTGGACGCTCGGCATTCGCGCCGAGCCCTGCTTCGCCAGGGTGGTGCGCTGGGCCCGGGCGATCCCCCAGTACGTGGTGGGGCACGCGGCCCGCCTCCAGGAGATCGAGGGCCGGGTGGCGGCCCTGGGAGGCCTCTTTCTCGGGGGCAACGCCTACTACGGCATCGGCATCAACGACTGCACCGCACACGGGACGGCCCTGGGGCCCCGGGTGGCGGATCTCCTGGCGGCCCCCGGCACGGCGGCGGCGGCCGGCGGGGAAGGGGTCTCGGGGTGA